Proteins encoded in a region of the Stieleria neptunia genome:
- a CDS encoding glycoside hydrolase family 28 protein yields the protein MDTQAVQDSIDACHDAGGGIVRVPAGDFQIGTIILKSNVTLSLDHGASLLGSTDVADYPTENLSRPREGAAHCLIYAENAKNITIEGLGVIDGRGTHENFPRNRKGGRNTGIRPRLMRMESCQDLTFSGVTYKRPAFWGLHLIDCKNIHFSAVTLRFRNNNYNNDGLDLDGCENVLIENCDLSTGDDAICLKSSKNPCRNIVVRGCKMDSNTAALKFGTSSRGGFIDVTVTNCYFHDCPMGAIKLQSVDGGRLENVDISRVKMKDVGCPIFIRLGNRGSTFGDGRESPPVGTLKNIRISDVVAEVTIEDRAKAAEAVYKNLKVDPTPGVTDNEKSKAGPIMITGIPGHFVENVVLENIKISFPGKGTEEDARRTVAEDIDRYPEQFFFGVLPAWGAYIRHAKNIEFKNVELTLRDADERQKVVLDDVEGFVDL from the coding sequence ATGGACACGCAAGCGGTCCAAGACTCGATCGATGCCTGTCATGATGCGGGGGGAGGGATCGTGCGCGTCCCCGCCGGCGATTTTCAAATCGGCACGATCATTTTGAAAAGCAATGTCACCCTCTCGCTCGATCACGGGGCCAGCTTGCTCGGAAGCACCGATGTGGCAGACTACCCCACTGAAAACCTCAGCCGCCCCCGAGAGGGCGCCGCCCATTGCCTGATCTACGCCGAAAACGCAAAAAACATCACCATCGAAGGACTCGGCGTGATCGATGGCAGGGGCACACACGAAAATTTCCCCCGGAACAGAAAGGGTGGTAGAAACACCGGCATCCGCCCGCGTCTGATGCGCATGGAGAGTTGTCAGGACCTCACCTTTTCTGGCGTCACCTATAAGCGTCCGGCTTTCTGGGGGCTGCACCTAATCGACTGCAAAAACATTCACTTTAGTGCCGTGACCTTGCGATTCCGCAACAACAACTACAACAATGATGGCCTGGACCTCGATGGTTGCGAGAATGTGCTGATCGAGAACTGTGATCTCAGCACCGGAGACGACGCGATCTGCTTGAAGAGTTCAAAGAACCCTTGCCGAAACATTGTGGTCCGCGGGTGTAAAATGGACAGCAATACGGCTGCGCTAAAGTTCGGCACTTCATCCCGCGGCGGGTTCATCGATGTGACGGTGACCAACTGCTATTTTCACGACTGCCCGATGGGCGCGATCAAGTTGCAGTCGGTGGACGGCGGACGCCTGGAGAATGTCGATATCTCCCGAGTGAAAATGAAAGATGTGGGATGCCCGATATTCATACGGTTGGGCAACCGCGGCAGTACCTTTGGCGATGGACGAGAAAGCCCGCCCGTCGGCACGTTGAAAAACATCCGAATCAGCGATGTGGTCGCCGAGGTCACCATCGAAGATCGAGCGAAAGCTGCCGAAGCGGTGTACAAGAATCTAAAAGTAGATCCTACCCCCGGCGTGACGGACAACGAGAAGTCGAAAGCCGGGCCGATCATGATCACGGGCATCCCCGGTCACTTCGTCGAAAACGTCGTCTTAGAGAACATCAAGATCTCCTTCCCGGGTAAGGGCACCGAAGAAGATGCACGACGAACCGTTGCTGAAGACATTGATCGCTATCCGGAGCAGTTTTTCTTTGGCGTGCTGCCGGCTTGGGGTGCGTACATTCGTCATGCCAAAAACATCGAGTTCAAGAACGTCGAATTGACGCTTCGCGACGCGGATGAACGTCAAAAGGTGGTGCTGGATGATGTGGAAGGTTTCGTGGATCTGTAA